One window from the genome of Nicotiana sylvestris chromosome 9, ASM39365v2, whole genome shotgun sequence encodes:
- the LOC104212746 gene encoding sulfite exporter TauE/SafE family protein 2-like yields the protein MNSHNNYLICVFFLVILTTFGFSFAKQTKSTSKILKFDHFLNSVYEWRIQQQKQVDTNNLKLGAPTVIAGALCFIAASISSAGGIGGGGLYIPILTIVTGVDLKTASSFSAFMVTGGSIANVVCSMFLPSPKHGGKILVDFDIALLSQPCILLGVSIGVICNLVLPEWLITILFVVFLVWCTFKTFKSGVYYWKIESEEVRRNGLLKNENFEGIEGVINGVEEPLLLKKEAKGIRSIPWMKMGVLVMIWFSFFFLYLLRGNRYGQGIIQMEVCGLGYWIISSVQFPLAIIFTSWILYNSDSKQNSKKQEVAACETMNGSSGMLIFPLMALLAGVLGGVFGIGGGMLISPLLIQVGIAPEVTAATCSFMVFFSSTMSAVQYLFLGMEHVNTALIFAVICLIASLIGLVVVQRAIEHHGRASLIVFSVGIVMALSTVLITSFGAVDVWRDYTSGKYMGFKQAC from the exons ATGAATAGTCACAACAACTACCTGATATGTGTGTTTTTCCTTGTTATTTTAACCACCTTTGGATTTTCCTTTgcaaaacaaacaaaatcaacCTCAAAAATCCTCAAATTTGATCACTTCTTGAATTCAGTTTATGAATGGAGAATTCAACAGCAGAAACAAGTAGATACCAATAATCTGAAACTTGGTGCACCCACTGTGATAGCAGGAGCTTTGTGTTTTATAGCAGCTTCTATCTCTAGTGCAGGTGGAATTGGAGGTGGAGGATTATACATACCTATTCTAACCATTGTTACTGGGGTTGACCTCAAAACAGCCTCAAGCTTTTCCGCATTTATG GTAACAGGAGGCTCGATCGCTAACGTTGTTTGCAGTATGTTTTTACCAAGTCCCAAACACGGAGGGAAAATCTTGGTTGATTTTGACATAGCTTTACTCTCACAACCATGCATTCTTTTGGGAGTTAGTATTGGAGTAATTTGCAATCTTGTCCTACCAGAATGGCTTATCACTATATTATTTGTAGTCTTTCTTGTTTGGTGCACAttcaaaacattcaaatcaggaGTTTATTATTGGAAAATTGAGTCTGAAGAAGTGAGAAGAAATGGATTGCTTAAAAATGAGAAttttgaaggaattgaaggagttaTTAATGGTGTAGAAGAACCTTTGTTGTTGAAAAAGGAAGCAAAGGGAATAAGGAGTATTCCTTGGATGAAAATGGGGGTACTTGTTATGATTTggttttccttctttttcctcTATCTTCTTCGTGGAAATCGATATGGACAA GGCATAATTCAGATGGAGGTATGTGGGTTGGGATACTGGATCATCTCATCAGTTCAATTTCCTCTagcaataatttttacatcatgGATCTTATATAACAGTGACAGTAAGCAGAATTCCAAGAAGCAG GAAGTAGCAGCTTGTGAAACTATGAATGGATCTTCGGGAATGTTAATATTCCCCTTAATGGCACTGTTAGCAGGGGTTTTGGGTGGTGTATTtggaattggtggtggaatgcttATAAGCCCCCTTCTGATTCAAGTTGGAATTGCACCTGAG GTAACAGCTGCAACTTGTTCATTCATGGTATTTTTCTCATCTACCATGTCAGCTGTACAATACCTATTTCTAGGCATGGAACATGTCAATACTGCCCTAATTTTTGCAGTCATTTGTTTAATTGCTTCACTTATTGGATTGGTTGTGGTGCAAAGAGCTATAGAACATCATGGGAGAGCATCACTTATTGTATTCTCTGTTGGCATAGTCATGGCTTTAAGTACTGTTCTTATAACAAGTTTTGGAGCTGTAGATGTTTGGAGGGATTACACAAGTGGAAAGTACATGGGGTTCAAGCAGGCTTGTTAA